From a region of the Euwallacea similis isolate ESF13 chromosome 3, ESF131.1, whole genome shotgun sequence genome:
- the LOC136419639 gene encoding protein GVQW3-like: MEWSVTLKELLRRWPVLLGRGDNQPQFARLLLVSKEAMSESEVHISVEQRIIIKFLVKEGVNPIEILQRLQAYFEDNTLLKTHVFAWLKEFSGGREKVENETHPHRQRTSVTDANIEAVRNLMEKNQRITLWEIVEELNISYESVHRIVTDDLKTRKVCAR, encoded by the coding sequence atggAGTGGTCCGTGACCTTAAAGGAGTTGCTGCGCAGATGGCCTGTACTGTTAGGAAGAGGGGATAACCAACCGCAATTTGCTCGTTTGCTTTTAGTAAGCAAGGAAGCCATGAGCGAGTCAGAAGTGCATATTTCCGTGGAACAACggattataattaaatttttggtaaaGGAGGGGGTGAAtccaattgaaattttgcaacGATTACAGGCATATTTCGAGGATAACACCCTGTTAAAAACCCATGTGTTTGCATGGCTTAAAGAATTTTCTGGAGGGCGTGAAAAGGTCGAGAATGAGACCCACCCTCACCGCCAAAGGACAAGTGTAACTGATGCCAATATTGAGGCTGTTAGAAATCTTATGGAGAAAAATCAGCGCATAACTCTCTGGGAAATCGTTGAGGAACTGAATATTAGTTATGAAAGTGTCCACCGAATCGTAACGGATGATTTGAAAACGCGCAAAGTGTGCGCTAGATGA